In Zonotrichia leucophrys gambelii isolate GWCS_2022_RI chromosome 6, RI_Zleu_2.0, whole genome shotgun sequence, one genomic interval encodes:
- the NEUROG3 gene encoding neurogenin-3 translates to MAPQSDRSPDEGQPYFGGAEDPSPGTGGASPGSRGASPARPALAPRDAARRKGKARRGRGKARSEGSLSKQKRSRRMKANDRERNRMHHLNSALDALRSVLPTFPDDAKLTKIETLRFAHNYIWALTQSLRLAEQGLPEPPAPPPPPGAAPGAWDSPCPPAPPPAALRRCPAAFPAFL, encoded by the coding sequence ATGGCCCCGCAGAGCGACCGCTCTCCGGACGAAGGGCAGCCGTATTTCGGAGGCGCCGAGGATCCGTCCCCGGGGACCGGCGGGGCCTCCCCGGGCAGCCGGGGCGCctcgcccgcccgccccgcgctgGCCCCGCGGGACGCGGCCCGCAGGAAGGGGaaggcgcggcggggccggggcaaGGCGCGCAGCGAGGGCTCGCTCAGCAAGCAGAAGAGGAGCCGGCGCATGAAGGCGAACGACCGCGAGAGAAACCGCATGCACCACCTCAACTCCGCGCTGGACGCTCTCCGCAGCGTCCTGCCCACCTTCCCCGACGACGCCAAGCTCACCAAGATCGAGACGCTGCGCTTCGCGCACAACTACATCTGGGCGCTCACGCAGAGCCTGCGCCTGGCCGAGCAGGGCCTGCCCGagccccccgcgccgccgccgccccccggggccgcccccggcGCCTGGGACTCGCCgtgccccccggccccgccgcccgccgccctgCGCCGCTGCCCCGCCGCCTTCCCCGCCTTCCTGTGA